The Musa acuminata AAA Group cultivar baxijiao chromosome BXJ1-3, Cavendish_Baxijiao_AAA, whole genome shotgun sequence genome window below encodes:
- the LOC103977726 gene encoding glutamine synthetase leaf isozyme, chloroplastic-like, with amino-acid sequence MAKMMVSPVQCQMGFPSNSLQGRPMITSKMWNSLLLNAQRPKTRRGISAFKVLAVKSENGVVSRLEDLLNLDTTPFTDKIIAEYIWIGGTGIDIRSKSRTISKPVEHASELPKWNYDGSSTGQAPGEDSEVILYPQAIFKDPFRGGNNILVICDSYTPSGEPIPTNKRHRAAQIFSDQKVIDEVPWYGIEQEYTLLQTNVQWPLGWPVGGYPGPQGPYYCAVGADKTFGRDISDAHYKACLYAGINISGTNGEVMPGQWEYQVGPSVGIEAGDHIWCSRYILERITEQAGVVLSLDPKPIEGDWNGAGCHTNYSTKTMREEGGYEVIKKAILNLSLRHMDHISAYGEGNERRLTGKHETANINTFSWGVANRGCSIRVGRDTEKQGKGYLEDRRPASNMDPYVVISLLAETTILWQPTLEAEARAAKELQLQV; translated from the exons ATGGCTAAGATGATGGTCTCCCCCGTGCAATGCCAAATGGGATTCCCAAGCAACTCACTTCAGGGAAGGCCCATGATAACATCAAAGATGTGGAATTCTCTACTGTTAAATGCCCAAAGGCCTAAGACCCGAAGAGGAATTTCTGCATTCAAAGTGCTTGCTGTCAAGTCTGAAAATGGTGTTGTATCAAGGTTGGAGGACCTACTTAACTTGGACACAACCCCGTTCACTGATAAAATCATTGCAGAGTACATCTG GATTGGAGGAACTGGCATTGACATCAGAAGCAAATCACGG aCAATATCAAAGCCTGTGGAGCACGCATCAGAGCTACCAAAATGGAACTATGATGGATCAAGCACCGGACAAGCTCCTGGAGAAGACAGTGAAGTCATTCTATA TCCTCAGGCTATTTTTAAAGACCCTTTTCGAGGAGGAAACAACATCTTG GTAATTTGTGATTCATATACCCCAAGTGGAGAGCCCATACCTACCAACAAGAGACATAGAGCTGCTCAGATATTTAGTGACCAAAAGGTCATTGATGAAGTGCCTTG GTATGGAATAGAACAGGAGTATACCTTACTCCAAACAAATGTGCAGTGGCCTCTTGGCTGGCCTGTGGGGGGATACCCAGGTCCTCAG GGGCCATACTACTGTGCAGTGGGTGCAGATAAAACATTTGGTCGTGATATTTCGGATGCTCATTACAAGGCATGTTTGTATGCTGGAATCAACATAAGTGGCACTAATGGGGAGGTTATGCCTGGACAG TGGGAATATCAAGTTGGACCAAGTGTAGGAATTGAAGCAGGAGATCATATATGGTGTTCAAGATACATTCTTGAG AGAATCACAGAGCAAGCAGGTGTTGTACTCTCCCTCGATCCAAAACCAATAGAG GGTGACTGGAATGGTGCAGGTTGTCACACCAATTACAG CACCAAGACAATGAGAGAAGAGGGTGGGTATGAAGTGATAAAGAAGGCAATCCTCAATCTATCACTCAGGCACATGGATCACATCAGTGCATATGGAGAAGGAAATGAACGCCGGTTGACTGGGAAACATGAGACGGCAAACATAAACACCTTCTCCTGG GGAGTGGCGAATCGTGGCTGTTCAATTCGCGTGGGGCGTGACACAGAGAAACAAGGCAAAG GATACCTGGAAGATCGTCGTCCGGCTTCAAACATGGATCCCTATGTGGTGATATCTCTTCTGGCTGAAACCACAATTCTTTGGCAGCCAACCCTCGAGGCTGAGGCTCGTGCCGCGAAGGAGTTGCAGTTGCAAGTATGA